The Hyalangium minutum sequence AGCCGCCCCCAGCACGGCCGAGGCCGCCCCCACCCCCGCCAGGAAAAGCCCGCCCCGGACCGCACCACGCCCGAGCTCGGCCCGGATGGACTCCCCCAGGTCCAGCTCCTGCGCCGCGGCGTCGAGCGCTGGCAGGCTGGCCACCCGTGGATTTACCGCGCCGACCTCAACGGTGACCCTGGCCTCCCCGGCGGCGAGGTGGTGCGCGTCACCGACGGGCGCGGCTGGTTCATCGGCAAGGCCTTCTATTCGAAGCACTCGAAGATCTCCCTGCGCTGGCTCTCCTACGAGGACATCCCCGTCGACGTGGACTTCTTCCGCCAGCGCCTGGTCTCGGCCGATGCCCTGCGCCGCAAAGCCCTCCCCGGCGAGCGCACCTACCGCGTGGTGCACGGCGAGGCGGACCAGCTCCCCGGGCTCGTGGTGGACCGCTACGGGGACTACCTCAGCGTGCAGTTCCTCGTGCCCGCCATGGAGGCCCGCAAGGAGCTCATCACCGATCTGCTCACCGAGCTGTTCTCCCCCCGCGCTATCGTCAACCGCTCGGATGTAGGGGTGCGCGCCCTGGAGGGCCTGCAGCCCGAGAAGACCGTGCTGCGCGGCGAGCTGCCCGGCCCCGTCTCCTTCGACGAGGGCCTCGTGCGCATGCGCGCCGATCTGCTCGAGGGCCAGAAGACCGGCGCCTTCCTCGACCAGCGCGAGAACCACGTCATGGCCTCGCAGTACGCCTTCGGCGAGGCGCTGGACTGCTTCTCCTATGTGGGCGGCTTCGCGCTCCAGCTCGCCACCCGCGCCCAGCGCGTCACCGCCGTGGAGATCTCCGAGGCCGCCAGCGCCCAGCTGCGCGACAACGCCGCCGCCAACCGCCTCACCAACCTGGACGTCGTCGTCGCCAACGCCTTCGACTTCCTCCGCGACTCGGTGGACGAGGGCAAGCGCTACGACACCATCGTCCTGGATCCACCCTCGTTCGCGAAGAACAAGGATGCCGTGGCAGCCGCGCTTCGCGGGTACAAAGAGATCAACCTGCGCGCCATGCAGCTGCTCCGCCCCGGCGGCTACCTCATCTCCGCCAGCTGCACGTACCACGTGGATGAGCAGGCCTTCGAGGACATGTTGGCCTCCGCTGCGGCCGATGCGCGCCGGCGCGTGCAGATCATCGAGCGCCGGGGTGCGGGCAAGGATCACCCGGTACTCCTGAATTTGCGGGAGACGCGCTACCTGAAGTGCTTCGTCCTGCGGGTGCTGTGAGCCCGCCGCATTCGACCGCGGCCCCCCCGGTGTGAGAAAAAGGGACTGCGGATGCGAGCGCGCGACTGGGACGATGAGGAGCAGGCCCCTGCCACCTCGGCGATCGCCGAGGCGCGCGCCCTCAGCGAGCTGCGTGCCATCTACCGGCAGGCGGATGCCGCCTACGCCCCCTTCTCCTGCCCCGCCAGCGGCGAGTGCTGCCAGCTCGCGAAGACTCAGCGCCAGCCGTGGCTTTGGTACCCGGAGTGGAAGCTGCTCTCCGCTCACCGTCCGCTTCCACCGAAGCGCGCGGATGGGGGCTGCCCGTACCTGGATGCCTCGGGCCTGCGGTGCACCGCCTACGCGGATCGGCCCTTTGGCTGCCGCACCTTCTTCTGCGAGCGGATCCGGGGCCCCGCTCGCCAGCCCGTGGAGACGGTCGATGCGCTGCTGCGGCGGCTCGAGGCTGTCTCTCAACGCGTGAGGCCGGGCCTGACAGGGCCGCGGCCCCTACTGGAGTGGCACACCGAGGCCCTCTCCTCGGAGGAGCAATCATGAGCCGTCGTTCATGGAAGACGTGGGCTGCAGGGGCGTTGCTGGCGCTGCTGGCGGGGTGCGCCAGCGGAGGCTCGAACACAGTAGCTGCGGCCATCATCAACACCACCGTGGCGGTGGCTGCCTCGGGCGTGTCGCGCTCACAGGGCGGGTGCTTCTCAGCGTGTGCCCCGGGCACCACGTGCGATCCCAACACGGGCTACTGCGTCGCCCTGCCTTGCCGCGGCCGGTGCAAGGACCATGAGCAGTGCGTGGAGGACGGGTTCAAGAGCCAATGTGTCGCCCTGTCCCTGCCCGGACAGGTGACGGTGGAGCCGACCAAGGAAGCGAAGACCGACCCGTGACGCTTCGCTGGCTCGTTGCCCCTCAGGAGTTCAAGGGGACTCTCACCGCCTCCGAGGTGGCCGAGGCTCTCCAGGCCGGGCTCCAGGAAGCCGCTCCCGAAGTCCTCCTCGATGTCGCGCCGCTCGCGGATGGCGGGCCCGGTACCGTGGACGCGCTGCTCGCGGGAGGCGCTGGAGAGCAACGGGTCCTCACCGTGCAGGGCCCGCTTGGCGCTCCGGTCCAGGCAGCCTGGGCGCTGCTGGAGTCCGGACGGACGGCGATCATCGAGATGGCCGCGGCCTCGGGGCTGTCGCTGCTGCGCCCCGAGGAGCGGGATGCCCGGCGCGCGTCCACGTATGGCACGGGGGAGCTGATCCGCGCGGCGCTGGATGCGGGCTGCTCGCGGATCATCGTCGGCATGGGTGGCAGCGCGACGAACGACGGCGGGGCCGGGGCGCTCACGGCGCTGGGCTACTGCTTTCTCGATGCGCAGGGCCAGCTGCTGCCTCCGGGTGGCGCCGCGCTCCGGCAGATGGCGCGCGTGGACATCACCCAGCGGCACCCCCGGCTCACGGAGGTGGAGCTGCTGGCGGCCACGGACGTGACGGCCCCGCTGCTGGGCCCCAATGGCGCCTCGCAGCTGTTCGGGCCGCAGAAGGGCGCGGATCCTCAGACGGTGGAGCAGCTGGAGGAGGCACTGGCCTGGTTCGCGCAGGGGCTCGCGCCCGAGTTCATCCGGGTGCCGGGCGCGGGAGCGGCCGGAGGGCTCGGGTACGGGCTGGCGGTGCTGGCGGGGGCGAACATCGCCTCCGGGTACCGGCTGGTCGCCCATGGGCTCCGGCTGGAGCGGCGAGTGGCGGTGGCGGACGTGGTGCTCACCGGCGAGGGGCGCTTCGATCGGCAGACCACCCTGGGCAAGGGGCCGGCCGCCCTGGCGCGCACGGCCAAGGAGCTGGGCAAGCCGGTGGTGCTCTTCGTGGGCTCGACCGTCCACGAGGAGGGGCTGGACACCACGCTGTTCCAAGAGATCATCGAGCTGGGCAGTCCGCCGTTCGACAAGGAGGCCGCGGTGCGGGCGCTCCGGGAGGCCGCCGCGCGCTGGGCCTCCACCGCCCGGCACATGAAGCCGCACGACGAACGGGATCGCGGCCACGACCGGGAAGCCGGGGACGAGCACCTGGGCTCTGGCGGTTCGATGTAGCGAGAGGACCAGGCCTCAGGGGCTGGCACCACCGTTCGCGGCGTCGCGCAGCTGGGCCAGCCGCTCCCGCAAGAGAGGCTCGCTGGGGTACCAGCGCAGCAGGGACTGGTAGGCACGGACCGCCTCCTCGGGCCGTCCCAGGCGCTCCAGCGCAAGCCCGAGGTTGAAGCCCGCCTCCAGGTAGTCCGGCTTGCGCTCCACGGCGAGCCGCCACGCCTCCACGGCCCCTGCATCGTCCCCGAGCCGGGCTCGGCGTCCACCCACCGCGTACTGAAGCTCAGCCTCGAAGTTCACGGAGTCCACCGCGAGCCGCACGGGCCACAGAGAGAGCCCGAGCACCGCCAGCGCCACCCCCACGGGCACAGCGCGCGCAGCCCCGCGCGACTCCCACAGCACGAGGAGCCCCAGCGCCGCGAGCACGCACAGCATCGGCGCCAGTGGCGCGCGGTAGCGGCCGGAGACGAAGAAGACAATGGACGGAGCCGCCAGCATGAGCGCGGTCCCCGCCACGGTGAGCGCTCTGCGGGCCTGCTCGGCGCCCTCCTTCCGCTTGCGCCAGAGCGCCACGCCGCCCACCGCCGCGAGCGGCCACAGCAGCGCATACGGCAGCGCCACGCCCCCAGGCCTCGCGGTCAGCGCCCAGAGCACCGGGGACTGGGAGCGCACGACATAGAGGTCCTCATTGCGAGGCAGCTCGCGGGCCACGAGCAGCAGCCGGGCCTTCCATATAAGGTTGCTCACGCAGCGGAGAGGCTGTTCGCGGCAGAAGACGAACACCTTCCGCGTGAAGTAGCGATCCTGGGCGCCGGGCGTATGGAAGCCCTGGCGCGAGGGCTCATCCACCAGCGCCTCCCAGGCCGCACCCGGACGGATGGCCATGCTCCGGTCCACGTCCGCGTTGTTGCCCAGCCAGAGGTTGATGCCTCCATTGGCGGAGATGAGCAGCCACTCTCCCGTGCGGGAGTGGTTGAAGGCCGTGGCCCAGAGCACCGGGGCGGCACAGGCCACGACACAGAGCGCGGCTCGGATCGGCCGGCTCCGCGCCACCGCCCAGCCCAGCGGAAGCAGGAGCAGCAGCAGCGGCGCCACCGCGAGCGCCCCAAGGCCAATGCACGCCCCACACGCCAGCGCCATCCACCCGGAGGGAGGCTCGCGCACGGCGAGCCAGAGCGCCGCGGCGCCCAGGAACGTGCCGAGCGAGGTGGACAGCAGCTCCCCGTCATAGAAGACGAGCGGCCCATGCAGCGCCACCAGCAGCCCCGCGATCAGCTCCACCGCCGGGCGGCCCGAGAGGCGCCATGCCACCCTCGCGGCGAGCACGGCGGTGAGAGAGCCCAGCACCGCCTGCAGCAGCCTCGGCCACCACAAGCTGTGCCCACCGAGCCAGTACAGGGCGCCCAGCAGCATCGGGTACAGCGGCGGCTGCCAGAAGGGCCCCTCGGGAAAGCCCTGCCCGCGCGCCAGCTGCTCGCCCAGGAAGTCGTAGTAGTCCGCGTCGATCAGCGGCGCTTCGAAGGCCGGGCCGTGCGCGGTGAGCAGGTACGCCCCGCGCACGCAGAGCGCCACAGCCAGCACGATCCCCCAGCGAGGAACCTGGCTCACACGTCGAGGGGATCCGTGGTCCGCGCCACGCGCATGCCCGCCTGCTGGAACTCGCGGACCGCCTCATCCGCCACGCGCGGGAAGTCGAGCGCGGCCGGCAGCGGATCCAGCGGCGGCGCGGGCACCGGGCTCATGGCGTCCTCGAGGATGACGACGCGGCCCATCTTCGAGCGATCCGTGCGCTCGATGTGCTGGCGCAGGTCCCTCAGCGTGGACAGCACGCAGTGGGACTTGGCCTGCCCGAACACGTACACACGATCAAAGGACATGAGGTGGTCGAAGAGGCGGGTGTTGAACTCACCGACCTTCTGGCCTCGCACCTCGGTCACCTCGGGCGAGAGCACGGAGTAGTTCTCCGTGAGCGGGTGCTCGCCCTTGAGCTCGAACCAGGTGGGCGTGTCGCGCACGAGCGCGTGGAACAAGCTGGCCTCGTACATGGCGGGCACCAACGAGTGGCTCAGGCCTCCGAGCAGCGCGTGGAACGGCCACACGGTGAGCACGTACTTGCCGCTGGTCTCGAGCCGCTCGCAGTAGGCGAGGCTCTCCTCCGGGTGGCGCGTGGGGCGCCAGCGGCCCTGGCGGATGTCATCGGCGGTGATGACCGTGAGCGGCGGAGGCGGCTGCCCGCCCGCGTCCTGCCACCACGAGGGGTGGAAGATCTGGAACACCCGGTGGGTATCCAGCGAGAACACGAGCTCGGTGACGCGCCCCAGGTTCGCGTAGAGCCAGCGAAGGGTGCGCTGGGTGTCCTCCACGGCTCCGGGGACGAAGAGGCTGGCGCCGGGGGTGCAGAAAGCCACCTGTACGTCGATGCCGAAGGCGGCGATGCGGACCTTGTCCTCGCGGGCGGGGCGGATGCGGTTCGCTTCGGCATAGAGCCGGGCCTCCTTGGCCACGTCAGCGGCACGTTCGAGGTAGAGCTGCCCCGCGCGAGCGTCCTCATGAAAGCGGGGAATGGGCAGGGACATGGCGTTCTCCGAAGGTGGCTTCCCAAGCGGGCGTTCACTCCATCATACCGGGCCAGGTGGCCACTACCCGGGGGAAGCCTGCAGAAAGGCCTGAAGCGCCGCCAGCACCTGCCCCAGCTCCTGCTCCACCGCGGGAGTCCCTGACTTGACGGCGGGCGCGTCTCCCTCCCTCGAGGCCGCCTCCAGCGTCCGGGAGTGGTCCCTCAGGGCCTCGGCGCCAACGCTGGCCGCCAAGCTCTTCAAGGTGTGGATCGCCCGGGTGGCCGTCTCACGGTCCCCCGCCGCCACCGCTGCCTGGAAGCGCTTCCAGCAGACCTGCGCATCCACCAGGAACAGCCCCACCACCCGCCGGTACAGGGCCATGTCCCCGTCCAGGTTGGCCAGCGCGTCGTCCAGGTTCACATGCCGCGGATCCGGGCGGTTCATCGTGCGAGACTCCTCGGCAGGGGATGGCTCCCGCGGCGCCTCGCCTCGCGAGGGCTGCGCGAGCCACCTCGCCAGCGTCTGGTAGAGCCGGCTGGCATCGATCGGCTTGCTCAGGTGATCGTTCATGCCCGCGTCCAAGCTGCGCTGGCGATCGCCCGCCAGCGCATTGGCCGTCATGGCGATGATGGGCAACTGGGAGCCCTGGGGCATCGCGCGGATGCTCCGCGTGGCCTCGTATCCATCCATCTCCGGCATCTGGCAGTCCATCAACACCGCGTCGTAACGGCCCTGAGCCACACGCTCCAGGGCCTCAGCGCCATTTTCCGCCACCACCACCTCCAGCCCCGCCTTCCTCAGGAAGTGCAGCGCCACCTCCTGGTTCAGCGGGTTGTCCTCCACCAGCAGGATCCTCGCCCCCCGCGGGAGCGAGGGCTCCGGCTCTCCTCTGGGGACTTCGTTGCCGGAGACCCGGGCCAGGGGCAGCTCGAACCAGAAGCAGCTGCCCCTCCCAGACGCGCTCTCCGCGCCGATGCGGCCCCCCATCATCTCCACCAGCCGCTTGCTGATGGCCAACCCCAGCCCCGTGCCTCCGTAGCGGCGCGTCACCGAGCTGTCCGTCTGAAAGAAGGACTGGAAGAGGCGCGGCAGGTGCTCGGCCGCGATGCCGATGCCCGTGTCCTTCACGGTGAACCGGCAGACCACCCGGTCTCCCTCGGTAGACACCGGCTGCCCTCGCACCACCACCTGGCCGTAGTCGGTGAACTTCAGCGCGTTGCTGATCAAGTTCTGCAGCACCTGCCGCAGCCGCAGCGGGTCTCCCGACAGGGCATTCGGGAGCTCAGGAGACATCTCGAAGCGCAGCTCCAGCCCCTTGTCTCGCGCCGAGCTGGCAAACACGTCCGCCAGCTCGGCGGCGAGCTCACTCAAGGACAGCGGCACGCTCTCCAGCTCCAGCTTGCCTGCCTCGATCTTCGAGAAGTCCAGGATGTCGTTGATGATCCCCAGCAGCGACTGCGCCGAGCGCCGCGCCTTCAGGATGAAGTCCCGCCGCTCCTGGGGAGACTCCGCCTCCAGCGCCAGCTGCGTCATCCCCAGGATGGCGTTCATCGGCGTGCGGATCTCGTGGCTCATGTTCGCCAGGAACTCGCCCTTGGACCGGTTGGCGCTCTCGGCCGCCTCCTTCGCCTGCCTCAGCTCCTCCTCCGAGCGCCGCCGCGCGTTCAGGTTGTCCAGGAACGCGTTGAACCAGCTCACCATCTCCGAGATCTCATCCTCCGTGGGCGCCGGTGACAGCGGCCGGACCCGGTCCAGACGGTCCTCCTGAATGTCCTGGAAGCCCCCGGAGATGGCGCGGATGGGCTCCACCACCCGCCGCGAGTAGCGCACCGCCACCGCGCCAATCGCGGCGAAGCACGCCACCAGGACGGCCCACCACGCGTTGCCAATCTTCGCCATGGGCGCTGTCAGCGTGGCGTGC is a genomic window containing:
- a CDS encoding ArnT family glycosyltransferase; the encoded protein is MSQVPRWGIVLAVALCVRGAYLLTAHGPAFEAPLIDADYYDFLGEQLARGQGFPEGPFWQPPLYPMLLGALYWLGGHSLWWPRLLQAVLGSLTAVLAARVAWRLSGRPAVELIAGLLVALHGPLVFYDGELLSTSLGTFLGAAALWLAVREPPSGWMALACGACIGLGALAVAPLLLLLLPLGWAVARSRPIRAALCVVACAAPVLWATAFNHSRTGEWLLISANGGINLWLGNNADVDRSMAIRPGAAWEALVDEPSRQGFHTPGAQDRYFTRKVFVFCREQPLRCVSNLIWKARLLLVARELPRNEDLYVVRSQSPVLWALTARPGGVALPYALLWPLAAVGGVALWRKRKEGAEQARRALTVAGTALMLAAPSIVFFVSGRYRAPLAPMLCVLAALGLLVLWESRGAARAVPVGVALAVLGLSLWPVRLAVDSVNFEAELQYAVGGRRARLGDDAGAVEAWRLAVERKPDYLEAGFNLGLALERLGRPEEAVRAYQSLLRWYPSEPLLRERLAQLRDAANGGASP
- a CDS encoding ATP-binding protein, translating into MALRSSITFKLIGYLLAVSVAPLLIFGVTSYELAQRAMLQLASESNARLLADQRDYLLLQSEQLASLATNIAGVEDIGNALASAEVNDSYSALVTQAKVGYILSGYSSLKGLVSIDLFTPQGQHFHVGDTLDTSTVLTELSKRLYAATLASKQSIVWHGVKDNVNAASAHRKVLVATRLIRRVDPAHLEPEPVGIVVINSSISHLYEHFLGLDLGVGSYLMVADNEGRLLFHPDKSLIGEPLLLEFQRLLAGASGTVALELGGQEVLLNHLRVEELNWQVISIVPHATLTAPMAKIGNAWWAVLVACFAAIGAVAVRYSRRVVEPIRAISGGFQDIQEDRLDRVRPLSPAPTEDEISEMVSWFNAFLDNLNARRRSEEELRQAKEAAESANRSKGEFLANMSHEIRTPMNAILGMTQLALEAESPQERRDFILKARRSAQSLLGIINDILDFSKIEAGKLELESVPLSLSELAAELADVFASSARDKGLELRFEMSPELPNALSGDPLRLRQVLQNLISNALKFTDYGQVVVRGQPVSTEGDRVVCRFTVKDTGIGIAAEHLPRLFQSFFQTDSSVTRRYGGTGLGLAISKRLVEMMGGRIGAESASGRGSCFWFELPLARVSGNEVPRGEPEPSLPRGARILLVEDNPLNQEVALHFLRKAGLEVVVAENGAEALERVAQGRYDAVLMDCQMPEMDGYEATRSIRAMPQGSQLPIIAMTANALAGDRQRSLDAGMNDHLSKPIDASRLYQTLARWLAQPSRGEAPREPSPAEESRTMNRPDPRHVNLDDALANLDGDMALYRRVVGLFLVDAQVCWKRFQAAVAAGDRETATRAIHTLKSLAASVGAEALRDHSRTLEAASREGDAPAVKSGTPAVEQELGQVLAALQAFLQASPG
- a CDS encoding nicotinamidase gives rise to the protein MSLPIPRFHEDARAGQLYLERAADVAKEARLYAEANRIRPAREDKVRIAAFGIDVQVAFCTPGASLFVPGAVEDTQRTLRWLYANLGRVTELVFSLDTHRVFQIFHPSWWQDAGGQPPPPLTVITADDIRQGRWRPTRHPEESLAYCERLETSGKYVLTVWPFHALLGGLSHSLVPAMYEASLFHALVRDTPTWFELKGEHPLTENYSVLSPEVTEVRGQKVGEFNTRLFDHLMSFDRVYVFGQAKSHCVLSTLRDLRQHIERTDRSKMGRVVILEDAMSPVPAPPLDPLPAALDFPRVADEAVREFQQAGMRVARTTDPLDV
- a CDS encoding class I SAM-dependent rRNA methyltransferase: SRPQHGRGRPHPRQEKPAPDRTTPELGPDGLPQVQLLRRGVERWQAGHPWIYRADLNGDPGLPGGEVVRVTDGRGWFIGKAFYSKHSKISLRWLSYEDIPVDVDFFRQRLVSADALRRKALPGERTYRVVHGEADQLPGLVVDRYGDYLSVQFLVPAMEARKELITDLLTELFSPRAIVNRSDVGVRALEGLQPEKTVLRGELPGPVSFDEGLVRMRADLLEGQKTGAFLDQRENHVMASQYAFGEALDCFSYVGGFALQLATRAQRVTAVEISEAASAQLRDNAAANRLTNLDVVVANAFDFLRDSVDEGKRYDTIVLDPPSFAKNKDAVAAALRGYKEINLRAMQLLRPGGYLISASCTYHVDEQAFEDMLASAAADARRRVQIIERRGAGKDHPVLLNLRETRYLKCFVLRVL
- a CDS encoding glycerate kinase, translated to MTLRWLVAPQEFKGTLTASEVAEALQAGLQEAAPEVLLDVAPLADGGPGTVDALLAGGAGEQRVLTVQGPLGAPVQAAWALLESGRTAIIEMAAASGLSLLRPEERDARRASTYGTGELIRAALDAGCSRIIVGMGGSATNDGGAGALTALGYCFLDAQGQLLPPGGAALRQMARVDITQRHPRLTEVELLAATDVTAPLLGPNGASQLFGPQKGADPQTVEQLEEALAWFAQGLAPEFIRVPGAGAAGGLGYGLAVLAGANIASGYRLVAHGLRLERRVAVADVVLTGEGRFDRQTTLGKGPAALARTAKELGKPVVLFVGSTVHEEGLDTTLFQEIIELGSPPFDKEAAVRALREAAARWASTARHMKPHDERDRGHDREAGDEHLGSGGSM
- a CDS encoding YkgJ family cysteine cluster protein, with product MRARDWDDEEQAPATSAIAEARALSELRAIYRQADAAYAPFSCPASGECCQLAKTQRQPWLWYPEWKLLSAHRPLPPKRADGGCPYLDASGLRCTAYADRPFGCRTFFCERIRGPARQPVETVDALLRRLEAVSQRVRPGLTGPRPLLEWHTEALSSEEQS